The genomic region CTGCCGGATCTTTGGCCCAACCACAATCCGGTAGTCCGCATCCATTCATTATTCCTACCGCGATCAGTCTCTGTGCTGCGTGATCTGACGAATTTGGAGATCTCGTAAGTGTTTGATGACCGAGCCTCCCAGTTATACGGCTGGATTCCCTAGATAAATCTGTGGGAGCGTAAACCGGGGTTGGGACGGTGATACAACTCCCACACTGATTTAGGAACAGCAGTTCGTTCAGTACCTCCCTTGTACTTACCGTAAGTCGTGGCACAAACCACTGGAGTCACGGGCTTGGGCTGGAAGCCCGAGTTCTGCGTTCATCGTCTTGTAAACCTTACTCACTCACCAATCAAACCCGCTGGGTTTGCGGGAGATCTCCGGCATGCCTGAATCAAGGTCAGCGAGTAGTCGTCCTGGAATGGATATATGGGTCGTTTGGGACGAGACTTATTCACATTGCTCACTGAGAGCAGACGCATTCATGCCGTAGTGTTGCGGCATTCAGAATATACCGGTGAACTGCTTCGGCAAGTGCCAGCATTGCATCGGCTTGTTCGGCACTGGCAACCGTCTCGCGATAGTACACCTCGGCTCGGTTTTGCTTCCAGAGTTGGGTAAGGCGGTCAGCGAACTCTTGGCTGAACAAATTCACCTTCGCACCTTGCTGGTACACCTCTGTGTGTTCGTAGCGTAAGTCCTCCCCAGATGCATGTCCACGATGCAGCAGATAGAACTGAATACTGCGCTCGGCGGCCACAAACGATGCCTCGATCACTACCGTATAGTATCCGTTCTGCTCGCGGAGCGTTCGTGCTGCTTCGAGGAGCCGACAGGCCTTCCGTAGCTGAACGAGAGCGGTGTTAGAGACATCCAGATCGGACTCACCAGTTTGTCCACGGGTCCGCTGAAAGGACACCTCAGCGTCGGAGAGCGCTTCGTCGACGTAGCTATCGTCCATTCGTCAGTACCTCCTCTTTGAGTTGGGTGAGAGAGTCGGATCCTTCAAGCGTCAGTCCGGTGGCGAAGATTTCGCGCAGCCGATCCCCGTATCGGCGCGCACTCTCAACGGATTCGACGAGGACGTGGAATTTGTAGCGGTCACCATCGAAGGCTTCCTCGTTCAACTCCGACGTGAGTTCGTCGGCGGTTTGCTGGGCTGTCGCCTGCGTACCGTCGACGAGGACGAAACAATCGATATCACTTCGGCGATCAGCATTCCCTTGAGCAACACTGCCGAAGAGGACGATTCCGTGGATATCGTCAACGTTGTTAGTCAGTCTCGAGACGAGTTCTCGAACTGGGGCGTGAAACTCCGTTTGTGGGATCTGGATAATTGGATCGTTAGGCTTGCTGAGTCGGGCACGATTAATCTGAACGAGCTTCTTCCGCCCACTATGCTCGATCTCGACGAAGCCAACCGCTTCGAGGTCGTCAACGGCTGCTGAAATGCTTCGATGTGGATTATCCGTTGCCCGACTCAAATCCCGAATCCCGAACGCTGTATAGGGATTGTCGACAAGCAATGTAAGAATCTCCCCAGTACAGGCGTGACTGAAGAGGTCCGTAGAAGGGACAGGGACTGCCAACTCGAGTGAGGCGCCTCTTTGGATACTTTTACTGCCCATAGATATATTTCTTCACCGATTCATAAATAACTGCTGGGAAGGCGGTCTTCTCCAATGATGGTGATATGTCCGGTTCGGCTGGTACTTGATCGATACGCCAGTGTTGCTGGTGTAGTTGTACAGAAGGCATACCTTGTTCTGGGGTAATGCGGAAACCCCTCACCCCACTGGGGGTGAAAAACACTACGCAGCGGGTTTGACATCACTCTGAGTCGGCCCCGAACAACTGTTTCGGCCGGTCCCACATAGACGGTACCTCGGATTCGTCCGCATCCGGACCTGAAAACAGTCACACGATTTCATCATAAATCTACGGGTCGTCAAGGTGGCGAGAGACGGCTACTATCGGTCAAATATAACGGAATAGGTTCGATTTCGATATGAGGGGTGGCACCCCTCGTTTTCAGTGAAAGGATAGCCAGAAGGTGGAGACACCCCTCGTTTTCAGTGAAAGGATCAGCGACTACACTGAGGATTCCGAAAGTGCATCCAGTACGTTGCGTTGGGTTTCCGACGAATCGAGACAAGCAGACATAACAACGTCAGGGTCGTGCAACAGACGGTGCGTTCGATAGCTTCCTTCTCCTTTACCGCCACCCGTGTGCCGGCTTTCCGTTATCTCTGGGAGCGTCCACTTTTTCATCAAATCCAGTACACGCTGGTGAGTGAGTGACTCACCAGCAGCCACTTCGGCGACAATACAGTAGCCGTCGTACAGTTCACCCGTCGAGAACGAATCCTTCAACTTCACTTTTGTGAGATATGCGAGTGCGTAGAGCGCGTATCGCGAGTGCGGCGTACCGTTTTTGATGACCTGCACTGACCGGTTGAGATCACTATACTCGTCGGCTTCTCGGACGTGTTCCTCAGTGACACGGTCGCTATCGTCTTTCTCCGCAAGCTTGCCGGCCGATCGAAGAATGTCAAGTGCACGGCGTGCATCACCGTGGTCGCGAGCAGCAAGGGCAGAGGCCAGTTGGATCACGCCATCTTCGAGAACGCCATCTTTGAACGCATCACTCCGCCGCTCGAGGATTGCTTGCAACTGATTCGCGTCGTAGGGCGGGAAGATGATCGGATCATCCTGAAAGCTCGAGGCGACACGCTCATCGGGAGAGTCAGAGTATTCCGTCTTGTTGCTGATCGCGACGACCGAGATGTAACAACCCGTTTTCCCTGCTTCCTCCGATCGCGAGAGTTTCGAGAGGACCTCGGCGGTATCATCGCCGAGTTTGTCAATCTCATCAAGGATAACAACCAACGAATCGGTCTCATGGAGAAGACCGTCAGAGCCCCAAAGAGAGTCATAATATCGACTTGCGCCAACGCCCTCCTTTGGAATATATCGGTCCGGATTGATCGCATCGCGAACTTCGAACGCCATCGTCCGGGCTGCCCGTGTCTCTGTGTTGTACTGATCGCAGTCGACATAGGCTGCCGTCAGATCAGTTCCTTGCATCTGTGCAACCCCTCGAGCACGACCAGTGACGTGTTTCGCGACGAGTGACTTCCCGGTCCCCGTCTTCCCGAATAGGAAGCCACTCTCCGGGGGGTCACCAAACGCAGCGGGCTTCAAGAGCGCTTCAACGGTCTCAATCTCTCGGTCGCGACCGACGATTCGATCTTTCTGTGGAACGTGTTGCGGTCGAAGGAGTTCACGACGACGAAAAATGGACGTCGACTCGTCCGCCATCGGGTCATCCTGAAGATCCTCGACTGAGGGAGTCGGGATTGGATCGTTACCCATTGGCTATTTCAGTACAGACAACCATAATAAATCCACCGCACCCCATTTTCAGTGAAAGAGGTGAAATTAGAGGTTTGAAGGCGTATTGGTGGATTGTCTGAAGAGTGGATACCAGTCACACCCACCCCTGATTTTCAGTGAAAGCCTCCGTACAAGAGAACCTGCTGTTCGACTCGAGAACGGATCCTCTGATTGAATTATTATATTATTTTTGGTGTAGGTAAAGTAGTAGTGTAGTAGTAGATAGAGATGTTCTCTAACTAGCGATGGAAAGAAACGGTCTTTCTCACTGCCATTACTTTATATGTAGTTCTATCTGAGATCAGAGTTGATTTCACATATTCACCTCCTTTCACTGAAAACGAGGGGTGTGTCTGTATCGTTCTGGATCAGTCTATGTCTTCTGCATCGCGTGCTCGAACGACTCCGCGATGTCCTCCTCGTGGAAGTAATCGTGACCACGCTCAAGGGCCAACTCCGCAGCGGACAAGACCGACTTGATTGCCCAGTGTGCGATATCGCCAGTCTCGTCGGCAATCCACTCGAGGTGGTCCGACTGGGTCGGGTGACGGTCAGTCCGTGCTCAACACGGGACTCGAGGATATCGACGAGTTCGTCGACACCGTACTTCTGAAACTCGATCTGGCTCTCGCCGTGGAAGTGGGCCGGAAAACGCGGTCGACGCGGTTGAGCCACTCGGCCTGTTGGTGGATGATTGCGATCACCGACACGCTGTCGACGGCGAATAGGTCCTCGAGGACATCTAGATCAGGGATGACATCGGCGTCGTCGAGGACGTACGGTTCGCCGTCGACGGCCGCTGCAAGAGCGTCGACGAGTTCGCTGTGCGGCTGGTTTTGATGTATCACCCCTCCATCGGAGTGTTTAGTGACGCTTCGTAGAGGATTCCGTTTCGCGTCTTGCCCGAGCACTCAATAGCGGTCGACGAAAGTTGCCATCGCTGCCGGAGTTCACGAAGCATCCAGCGTGCTGATGCAGATTTGCCGACACCGCTGGGTCCGTGGATCAACACATCGTCTGCTCGCTGACCGTTCCCCGTCGGCTTAAGCGCCCGCGAGGGCGTGTTCAACTCCGTATTTCGGTGGAGGATAGGGGTGGGGTAATCATCCCTGAAGACATCCTTGAGGCGGTCGCACGTCGGTTGAGCGCGAATGTCCACCCTGATGGCGACGATCCCGACCGCGAGGAGTACATCAGGATCCAGAAAGCGGAAGAGGCGATGTTAGGCGAAAACACTAATTAGGAGTTATATGAACTGATACAGTATGTGAGAAATGACAATGGTGCCTAACATACCGAATATGGACCATACCATACGCCAAAACGGCTTTTTGTGACCCCCTGTCGGTTCGCTACAAACATATATCTACGATAAGAAATAGTGTACATAAATGCCGATATTATAACCGTAAAGAAGATTATAAATCTAATATCTTTATGTAGTGTATCCATGTTTG from Natrinema versiforme harbors:
- a CDS encoding nucleotidyltransferase domain-containing protein, whose product is MGSKSIQRGASLELAVPVPSTDLFSHACTGEILTLLVDNPYTAFGIRDLSRATDNPHRSISAAVDDLEAVGFVEIEHSGRKKLVQINRARLSKPNDPIIQIPQTEFHAPVRELVSRLTNNVDDIHGIVLFGSVAQGNADRRSDIDCFVLVDGTQATAQQTADELTSELNEEAFDGDRYKFHVLVESVESARRYGDRLREIFATGLTLEGSDSLTQLKEEVLTNGR
- a CDS encoding Cdc6/Cdc18 family protein, producing the protein MGNDPIPTPSVEDLQDDPMADESTSIFRRRELLRPQHVPQKDRIVGRDREIETVEALLKPAAFGDPPESGFLFGKTGTGKSLVAKHVTGRARGVAQMQGTDLTAAYVDCDQYNTETRAARTMAFEVRDAINPDRYIPKEGVGASRYYDSLWGSDGLLHETDSLVVILDEIDKLGDDTAEVLSKLSRSEEAGKTGCYISVVAISNKTEYSDSPDERVASSFQDDPIIFPPYDANQLQAILERRSDAFKDGVLEDGVIQLASALAARDHGDARRALDILRSAGKLAEKDDSDRVTEEHVREADEYSDLNRSVQVIKNGTPHSRYALYALAYLTKVKLKDSFSTGELYDGYCIVAEVAAGESLTHQRVLDLMKKWTLPEITESRHTGGGKGEGSYRTHRLLHDPDVVMSACLDSSETQRNVLDALSESSV